The following coding sequences lie in one Ictalurus furcatus strain D&B chromosome 7, Billie_1.0, whole genome shotgun sequence genomic window:
- the sox32 gene encoding SRY-box transcription factor 32, with protein sequence MYFDRMFPSMDMGSMQEMLESEQRCYAPTEQPEVPVSGPSSPASAESELSCSSPETKPTPETRVRRPLNAFIIWTKEERRRLAQLNPDLENTDLSKILGKTWKAMSLAEKRPYMQEAERLRVQHTIDHPNYKYRPRRRKTNKRAAKMPTNETNVTPNFHLSYMLQNQALQYPYTHSHTLANSYTHPYGHSFQHHPVPSQNGATISNGGVTFSDGAVLLNSSLACPQQSVYSAEAQLYYTSQHAVQQRGEQWDRQGSEVCACVLCSGGPSLEFYLEQVRVDMLDQLDRSEFDQYLYPVQPKDQHFQ encoded by the exons ATGTACTTTGACAGAATGTTTCCCTCTATGGACATGGGCTCCATGCAAGAAATGCTGGAGAGCGAGCAGCGCTGTTACGCACCGACTGAGCAGCCCGAGGTTCCTGTCTCAGGGCCTTCAAGCCCGGCCTCGGCTGAGTCGGAGCTCAGCTGCTCCAGTCCGGAAACCAAACCGACACCGGAAACTCGCGTGAGGAGACCTCTGAACGCTTTCATCATTTGGACCAAAGAGGAACGCAGACGTCTTGCTCAGCTCAACCCAGATCTGGAAAACACCGACCTGAGTAAAATACTTG GTAAGACCTGGAAAGCCATGTCTCTGGCAGAGAAACGTCCGTACATGCAGGAGGCAGAAAGACTGAGGGTCCAACACACTATTGACCACCCCAACTACAAATACCGTCCCCGTCGGCGCAAGACCAACAAGCGTGCTGCCAAGATGCCCACGAATGAAACCAATGTCACACCCAACTTCCACCTCAGCTATATGCTCCAGAACCAAGCTCTTCAatatccatacacacactcacacacactagctaactcatacacacacccttatGGTCACAGTTTCCAGCATCATCCAGTCCCATCACAGAATGGGGCAACAATTTCAAATGGAGGGGTAACGTTTTCAGATGGAGCAGTACTCCTGAACTCGTCTTTAGCATGCCCGCAGCAGTCTGTGTACTCAGCAGAAGCCCAGCTATACTACACCTCCCAGCATGCAGTGCAGCAGAGAGGAGAGCAGTGGGACCGGCAGGGTTCAGAAGTATGTGCTTGTGTCCTGTGCTCAGGTGGACCGTCACTAGAATTTTACCTGGAACAGGTACGAGTGGACATGCTTGACCAGCTGGATCGCAGTGAGTTTGACCAGTATCTCTATCCTGTCCAGCCTAAAGACCAACATTTCCAGTGA